CACTGTCTTCCTGTTGACCAAGAGCTTCCAAGTTTAGTGTGGAGAAGTGTGGGGGGTACTGATGAGAACCAGAACTTGAAGGCCGATACTGCGCATGTGGATCGCCACCTGTGTTATCGTCGCTGTCACCATCGATATCAACAGGCTCCTGGTCAGACTCATCGTCACGCATTGCATTCTCTACTTGATCAGGTCCACCAAAGTCTTCGATATAAGGTACGAGGCCACCACCGGTGCCCACAACGTGGGGAGGCTCAATGACTGCTGCATTCTCCAAAGGTACAGAACCAACAACCTCCGTTCGGTCTAAATCAGCCGCAAACGAAGGTGATTGAACCGGCGAAAGATACGGTCTGACCGCAGGCATCGAACTAGATGCACCACCCGCGGCAGCTGGGCAAGGAACTGGAGCGGATGCCCCAGAACTATCGACACCAACCTCCAACTTCGCGAACAACTCATGGATTCTGATCTCCGGAAAACTCCTTACACAGTAGAACAGAACCCTAATATCTTCATCAGCCTTAACCGCAAAGGTTTCATACTGAACACCGGTCGAGACAACTGCCATgggaatcttgtagaatagTTTCTTCACCCACTTGCTACCCAACACGCCAAGCTTCTCCAAGATGCTGTTCTTCAAATCTGACAAACTCATCGACGAACTGATAAAAATACTTAGTGGTTCTCTGTCGGTAAACTTCACACCTTggcttttgcttttttttttttttattttcccaGAGCAATGCACTAGGGCAAGAAAACTCTCTTCCTCACTAGCCATTGTGAGAATGATCTCTTATGGAGCTTGAATCACCCACATATATATAGACTTCCCGTCATAGTAAACCGTGGGAACCTACAAGGTTTTCTGGCCATTATTTACCCTACATAAACCGTGGTAACCCACAAGGGTTTATGTGCAATCAACTTTactcataaaccgtggtgactctCCACGGTTTATGCATGCCATCTTTCCTTCGTAAACCGTGGTGACTTACCACGGTTTACACTCTATAATTTTTGCCCATAAATCGCTAGGACCTGCCACAGTTTATGCACGTTTTGAAACCGTGGTGGGTTGCCACAGATTACATAGAAATGGCTTTTTGCACATGCACGTAACAACAACCAGTTTTGCACAATTAGGTAAACGATTCTgctattctatttatttaagtaaattgtccatcaatacatttattattaTCATACATACATGTATTCCTGTTTGTTTGTGTTGTGTGTGATTTGAGTGATTGTAATTGAACAAGTTTATACATTATAGTGTTGGTGGGAGGAAGCTGATGAGAGAGAGTGAGAATGAAAGAAGAGGCAAATGACAGACATATCATCCATAGCAATGCTACTTCTCTTGCGTTTCCATTCATGGATTGCACGTTTCACTACCCTTTCTGCTGATCTTTCTCCCCCTGAAGAATACACAATCTTCACTGCTTCCTCATTTGACATAACATCCCATACCTGACAATAATGAATTCATATTAGTTATAAGTGAAAACTCACTTTACGTATGATTGATAGCTACAAAttgttagataataatttagtcaaaaatatcaaatcatTTAATAATTCTAAGTCTCGGCTATCAATTTCACATTAAATTAATTGTACCTGAGTTTCTACCATAGTTATATTATCACATGCATAACCATAACATGTATTTGCATGATTTGCATACATACCCCATCTGAAGCCAATATTACAAATTGATCCCTTTTGGTGAGTTTTGTGTGTGTGACTTCTGGGACAGATATTAATCCGAAGTCCTTCATGCAATGGTCACCAAAAGCTCTTGAAATTGCAAACCCTGGTGATCTACCATTAGGCATCCATGCTCTGTACACTCCTTTTTCATCTTCCATACAATACACTTCCCCTCCTGATTCCATTATGCGATTCGCCTCCTCTATAAATTCAACGAAAATAATATATGACTCTACAACCTTCAGTAATGTTAAAATATATTAGGATTAACTAGCATTATTTAaaatatctgaatatttattataggatattaggtctttattatttcaattttcttagtacctataaataccattttatattgtatcattctacACAACTTGAATACTTACAAACCTTTTCGGCTCCCTCTT
Above is a genomic segment from Arachis stenosperma cultivar V10309 chromosome 1, arast.V10309.gnm1.PFL2, whole genome shotgun sequence containing:
- the LOC130933339 gene encoding uncharacterized protein LOC130933339 — protein: MSLSDLKNSILEKLGVLGSKWVKKLFYKIPMAVVSTGVQYETFAVKADEDIRVLFYCVRSFPEIRIHELFAKLEVGVDSSGASAPVPCPAAAGGASSSMPAVRPYLSPVQSPSFAADLDRTEVVGSVPLENAAVIEPPHVVGTGGGLVPYIEDFGGPDQVENAMRDDESDQEPVDIDGDSDDNTGGDPHAQYRPSSSGSHQYPPHFSTLNLEALGQQEDSGNRVGGSSTEFQIGQSFQSKDKAVLSVKDYSIRRGVEYRVIESDHLKYHGKCKEFGKGCSWLIRVALRARKESWEVRRYNGPHTCLVTSISSDHRQLDYHVICARILPMVRADAAVTVKVLQQATEADYGFRPSYRKVWMAKQKAVA